A region of Streptomyces sp. NBC_01788 DNA encodes the following proteins:
- a CDS encoding cytochrome P450 translates to MDSETLLARITDYASRPDPYPLYAELREAGPVVRQADGSYLVGTYHELSALLHDPRMSVDPRLRGETTHKPPFLRLDDPEHHRLRTLAMRPFGPPHSPDRVDGMRGEIDRITKELTETFEAGRQIDIVDDFAYPLPVAVICHLLGVPREDEPLFRAWSDALVTAADVRPGEDTSEADKAGEQARIEMGGYLVNLAEQRRGRPGDDMLSAFANEPDPALRLTQEELAETAVLLLIAGHETTVNLITNGVLTLLRQTEHLDRLRGDPGLLPRAVEELLRYEPPVHMRERIPRDDIDVAGTVLPRGTSVVLALASGNRDPKRFPDPDRFDPARPDIEHLGFGGGIHLCFGGPLARLEAQAALGALIPHLGAARLVQDPPPYRQSAMLRGPRHLPVQL, encoded by the coding sequence ATGGACTCCGAGACCTTGCTGGCACGGATCACCGACTACGCCAGCCGCCCCGACCCCTACCCGCTGTACGCGGAACTCCGCGAGGCCGGACCCGTGGTGCGGCAGGCGGACGGCAGCTACCTGGTCGGCACCTACCACGAGCTCTCCGCTCTGCTCCACGACCCGCGGATGAGTGTCGATCCCCGCCTCCGCGGCGAGACGACACACAAGCCGCCCTTCCTGCGGCTCGACGACCCGGAGCACCACAGGCTCCGCACCCTGGCCATGCGGCCGTTCGGACCGCCGCACAGCCCGGACCGGGTCGACGGCATGCGCGGTGAGATCGACCGGATCACCAAGGAACTGACGGAGACCTTCGAGGCCGGCCGGCAGATCGACATCGTCGACGATTTCGCCTACCCACTGCCTGTCGCGGTGATCTGCCACCTGCTGGGCGTGCCGCGCGAGGACGAGCCGCTGTTCCGGGCCTGGTCCGACGCTCTTGTCACAGCCGCCGACGTCAGGCCCGGGGAGGACACCAGCGAGGCGGACAAGGCGGGCGAGCAGGCGCGGATCGAGATGGGCGGGTACCTGGTGAACCTCGCCGAGCAGCGCCGCGGACGCCCGGGTGACGACATGCTCTCCGCCTTCGCAAACGAGCCGGATCCGGCCCTGCGGCTCACCCAGGAGGAGCTCGCGGAGACCGCCGTGCTGCTGCTGATCGCGGGGCACGAGACCACGGTCAACCTGATCACCAACGGGGTGCTCACCCTTCTGCGCCAGACCGAGCATCTGGACCGCCTGCGCGGCGACCCCGGCCTGCTGCCGCGGGCGGTGGAGGAACTGCTGCGTTACGAACCTCCGGTCCACATGCGCGAGCGCATCCCCCGCGACGACATCGACGTGGCGGGCACCGTGCTCCCCAGGGGCACGTCCGTCGTCCTCGCGCTGGCCTCGGGCAACCGCGACCCCAAACGGTTCCCCGACCCCGACCGGTTCGACCCCGCACGCCCGGACATCGAGCACCTCGGCTTCGGCGGTGGCATTCACCTGTGCTTCGGCGGCCCCCTGGCCCGTCTGGAGGCCCAGGCCGCGCTCGGCGCGCTGATCCCCCACCTGGGCGCGGCGCGCCTGGTCCAGGACCCGCCTCCCTACCGGCAGAGCGCCATGCTCCGTGGTCCGCGCCATCTGCCCGTTCAGCTCTGA
- a CDS encoding SDR family oxidoreductase has product MSVSQGAPRGVIPAHLLKGQKALVTGANSGIGKATAIGLGRAGADVVVNYVAGREEAEQVVEEIAGFGVRAMAYEADVSQEDQVVAMVERMVQEFGTIDILVANAGLQRDASFTEMTTAQWQKVLDVNLTGQFLCAREATKEFLRRGVVPEVSRAAGKIICMSSVHQLIPWAGHVNYAASKGGVQMMMETLAQELAPRRIRVNAVAPGAIRTPINRSAWNTPDAEKDLLGLIPYGRVGDPEDIAHAVVGLASDLMDYVVGTTLYVDGGMTLFPGFATGG; this is encoded by the coding sequence GTGAGCGTGTCCCAGGGAGCCCCTCGGGGTGTCATCCCCGCGCATCTGCTGAAAGGCCAGAAGGCACTGGTCACCGGCGCGAACTCGGGCATCGGCAAGGCGACCGCCATCGGCCTGGGACGCGCCGGAGCCGACGTGGTCGTCAACTACGTCGCCGGGCGCGAGGAGGCCGAGCAGGTGGTCGAGGAGATCGCCGGGTTCGGAGTGCGCGCGATGGCGTACGAGGCCGATGTGTCCCAGGAGGACCAGGTCGTCGCGATGGTCGAACGGATGGTCCAGGAGTTCGGGACCATCGACATCCTCGTGGCCAACGCCGGCCTGCAGCGCGACGCTTCGTTCACCGAGATGACGACGGCCCAGTGGCAGAAGGTGCTGGACGTCAACCTCACCGGTCAGTTCCTGTGCGCTCGGGAGGCGACGAAGGAGTTTCTGAGAAGGGGGGTCGTGCCCGAGGTGTCGCGAGCCGCCGGGAAGATCATCTGCATGAGCTCGGTGCACCAGCTCATCCCGTGGGCCGGGCACGTCAACTACGCGGCCTCCAAAGGCGGCGTGCAGATGATGATGGAGACGCTCGCCCAAGAGCTCGCACCCCGCAGGATCAGGGTCAACGCCGTTGCCCCGGGAGCCATCAGGACGCCCATCAACCGCAGCGCCTGGAACACTCCCGACGCCGAGAAGGATCTGCTGGGGCTGATTCCGTACGGGCGCGTCGGTGATCCGGAGGACATCGCCCACGCCGTCGTCGGGCTCGCCTCGGACCTCATGGACTACGTGGTGGGCACCACTCTCTACGTGGACGGCGGCATGACCCTCTTCCCGGGCTTCGCCACCGGCGGCTGA
- a CDS encoding NAD(P)/FAD-dependent oxidoreductase: protein MAAGDLRDGRIVVVGASLAGLRAAETLREEGFTGSLTVVGDEPHPPYDRPPLSKQVLLGQATADTTELPMRRNPDAEWRLGVAATGLDPLEKRVLLADGESLPYDRLLIATGTRARPWPNPAEGALDGVFTLRTREDAAGLAERLAAGPERVLVIGAGFTGSEIASACRERGIEVTVAERGPAPLVGALGGTLSKLAAVMHRNHGVDLRTGVTVTALRGNGSFTGADLSDGTRVDADVCVVALGAVRNIEWLAESGLAAGPRGIACDAGCRAFNMYGIVTDDVFVAGDVSRFPHPLFGYQLLSLEHWGNAVEQAGVAAHNMVSPGPLRRPHLAVPTFWSTQFGLNIKSVGVPTYSDHVVIAQGSLEARRLAMVYGYQGRVTAAVTVDMAKSLDYYRHLIETAAPFPPPPGAQDRAIAADVPIPSDVPDPKGLSHGPTVALTGYLPDRRLTVV from the coding sequence ATGGCCGCCGGTGATCTCCGGGACGGCCGCATCGTCGTCGTCGGTGCGTCGCTGGCCGGGCTGAGGGCCGCGGAGACGCTGCGCGAGGAGGGCTTCACCGGCTCACTCACCGTGGTCGGGGACGAGCCCCATCCGCCCTACGACCGGCCACCACTGTCGAAGCAGGTACTGCTCGGCCAGGCGACGGCGGACACCACCGAGCTGCCGATGCGCCGGAACCCGGACGCCGAGTGGCGGCTGGGAGTTGCCGCCACCGGCCTGGACCCTCTGGAGAAGCGGGTACTGCTGGCCGACGGGGAGTCGTTGCCGTACGACCGGCTGCTGATCGCCACCGGGACCCGGGCGCGGCCCTGGCCCAATCCGGCGGAGGGCGCCCTGGACGGGGTGTTCACCCTGCGCACGCGTGAGGACGCCGCGGGACTGGCCGAGCGGCTGGCCGCCGGGCCGGAGCGGGTGCTGGTGATCGGCGCCGGCTTCACCGGCTCGGAGATCGCCTCGGCCTGCCGGGAACGGGGCATCGAGGTGACGGTCGCGGAACGCGGCCCCGCGCCGCTGGTGGGCGCCCTCGGCGGCACGCTGTCGAAACTCGCGGCCGTCATGCACCGCAACCACGGCGTGGACCTGCGCACCGGGGTGACGGTCACCGCCCTGCGCGGAAACGGCAGCTTCACCGGTGCGGACCTGTCCGACGGCACGCGTGTCGACGCGGACGTGTGCGTCGTCGCGCTGGGGGCGGTCCGCAACATCGAGTGGCTGGCGGAGTCCGGCCTGGCGGCGGGCCCGCGCGGGATCGCCTGCGACGCCGGATGCCGCGCCTTCAACATGTACGGGATCGTCACCGACGACGTCTTCGTGGCCGGCGACGTCTCCCGCTTCCCGCACCCCCTGTTCGGCTACCAGCTCCTTTCCCTGGAGCACTGGGGGAACGCGGTCGAGCAGGCCGGGGTGGCGGCCCACAACATGGTCAGTCCCGGCCCTCTGCGGCGCCCGCACCTGGCCGTCCCGACGTTCTGGTCGACCCAGTTCGGGCTCAACATCAAGTCGGTGGGCGTACCGACCTACTCCGACCACGTGGTCATCGCCCAGGGCTCCCTGGAGGCGCGCCGTCTGGCGATGGTCTACGGCTACCAGGGCCGGGTCACCGCCGCGGTCACCGTCGACATGGCCAAGTCGCTCGACTACTACCGGCACCTGATCGAGACGGCTGCTCCCTTCCCGCCCCCGCCCGGTGCGCAGGACCGTGCGATCGCGGCCGACGTCCCGATTCCGTCCGACGTGCCGGACCCGAAGGGGCTCTCCCACGGCCCCACCGTGGCGCTCACCGGCTACCTTCCCGACCGCCGGCTGACCGTGGTGTAG